The following proteins are encoded in a genomic region of Dialister hominis:
- the rpsB gene encoding 30S ribosomal protein S2, producing the protein MAVVSMKQLLEAGVHFGHQTRRWNPKMARFIFTERNGIYIIDLQKTVKKVEEAYAFIRDVAAKGEPVLFVGTKKQAQNSVKEEATRCNQFYVNERWLGGMLTNFRTIQTRIARLKELEKMFEEGATAQYPKKEVILMQRELEKLEKNLGGIKDMKRLPGTIFIIDSKKEEIAVAEAHKLHIPVVATVDTNCDPDVIDFPIPANDDAIRAVRLLTSKIADAVLEGRQGQQEEAAPAEEAAVEEAEAEDKE; encoded by the coding sequence ATGGCAGTTGTATCCATGAAACAGTTACTTGAAGCAGGCGTTCATTTTGGTCATCAGACCCGTCGTTGGAATCCGAAGATGGCAAGATTCATCTTCACAGAACGCAACGGAATCTACATTATCGACCTGCAGAAGACTGTAAAGAAAGTTGAAGAAGCTTATGCTTTCATTCGCGATGTTGCAGCAAAGGGCGAACCGGTTCTCTTCGTAGGAACAAAGAAACAGGCTCAGAACTCTGTAAAGGAAGAAGCTACACGCTGCAACCAGTTCTATGTCAATGAACGCTGGCTCGGCGGCATGCTGACCAACTTCCGCACAATCCAGACCCGTATTGCACGTCTGAAAGAACTGGAAAAGATGTTTGAAGAAGGCGCCACTGCTCAGTATCCGAAGAAGGAAGTTATCCTGATGCAGCGCGAACTTGAAAAGCTCGAAAAGAACCTTGGCGGCATTAAAGATATGAAACGTCTTCCGGGAACAATTTTCATCATTGACTCCAAGAAAGAAGAAATCGCTGTTGCAGAAGCTCATAAGCTGCACATTCCGGTTGTTGCAACCGTTGATACCAACTGCGATCCGGACGTTATCGATTTCCCGATTCCGGCAAACGATGATGCTATCCGCGCAGTAAGACTGCTCACCAGCAAGATTGCTGATGCTGTTCTTGAAGGACGTCAGGGCCAGCAGGAAGAAGCTGCACCGGCTGAAGAAGCTGCTGTTGAAGAAGCAGAAGCAGAAGACAAGGAATAA